One stretch of Streptomyces peucetius DNA includes these proteins:
- the mmsA gene encoding multiple monosaccharide ABC transporter ATP-binding protein translates to MRSIGKSFPGVRALSDVTLTVAPGEVHAICGENGAGKSTLMKVLSGVHPHGSYEGEILFEGETCAFKDIRASEDRGIVIIHQELALVPYLSIAENIFLGNEHARRGIISWNETLRHAAALLQRVGLHEHPQTRVADIGVGKQQLVEIAKALSKKVRLLILDEPTAALNDEDSAKLLDLMKELKEQGMTSIIISHKLGEIAEVADSVTVIRDGRTIETLDVRDGNTTEDRIIRGMVGRDLDHRFPERTPWTGERGEHPALEIRDWTVHHPIDQQRKVVDKVSVNVRRGEIVGIAGLMGAGRTELAMSVFGRSYGRNISGTVLKDGKEIRTRTVPEAVGHGIAYVTEDRKHYGLNLIDTIGRNITMSALSKVSRRGVVDEHAERRVAESYRTSMNIKAPTVFEQVGRLSGGNQQKVVLSKWIFAGPDVLILDEPTRGIDVGAKFEIYTVIDRLAAEGKAVVLISSELPELLGMCDRIYTMSGGRLTGEVPRGEATQEALMRHMTDTSDKR, encoded by the coding sequence ATGCGCTCGATCGGCAAGTCCTTCCCGGGCGTGCGGGCGCTGTCGGACGTGACGCTGACCGTGGCGCCCGGCGAGGTGCACGCCATCTGCGGGGAGAACGGCGCGGGCAAGTCGACGCTGATGAAGGTCCTCAGCGGGGTCCATCCGCACGGCAGTTACGAGGGGGAGATCCTCTTCGAGGGCGAGACGTGCGCCTTCAAGGACATCCGGGCGAGCGAGGACCGCGGCATCGTCATCATCCACCAGGAGCTCGCGCTGGTGCCGTACCTGTCCATCGCGGAGAACATCTTCCTCGGCAACGAGCACGCCCGGCGGGGCATCATCAGCTGGAACGAGACCCTGCGGCACGCCGCCGCCCTGCTGCAGCGCGTCGGTCTCCACGAGCACCCGCAGACCCGCGTCGCGGACATCGGCGTGGGCAAGCAGCAGCTCGTGGAGATCGCCAAGGCGCTCTCCAAGAAGGTCAGACTGCTCATCCTCGACGAGCCGACGGCCGCGCTCAACGACGAGGACAGCGCCAAACTCCTGGACCTGATGAAGGAGTTGAAGGAGCAGGGCATGACCTCGATCATCATCTCGCACAAGCTGGGCGAGATCGCCGAGGTCGCCGACTCCGTCACCGTCATCCGCGACGGCCGCACCATCGAGACCCTGGACGTCAGGGACGGGAACACGACGGAGGACCGCATCATCCGCGGCATGGTGGGCCGCGATCTGGACCACCGGTTCCCCGAACGCACGCCGTGGACCGGCGAGCGGGGGGAGCACCCGGCGCTGGAGATCCGGGACTGGACCGTGCACCATCCGATCGACCAGCAGCGCAAGGTGGTCGACAAGGTGTCCGTGAACGTCCGCAGGGGCGAGATCGTCGGCATCGCCGGGCTGATGGGCGCCGGACGCACGGAGCTGGCCATGAGCGTCTTCGGCCGCTCGTACGGGCGCAACATCAGCGGAACGGTGCTCAAGGACGGCAAGGAGATCAGGACCCGCACGGTCCCGGAGGCGGTGGGACACGGGATCGCCTACGTCACCGAGGACCGCAAGCACTACGGCCTCAACCTCATCGACACCATCGGCCGCAACATCACCATGAGCGCCCTGTCCAAGGTCTCCCGGCGCGGTGTCGTGGACGAGCACGCGGAACGCCGGGTCGCGGAGTCGTACCGCACCAGCATGAACATCAAGGCTCCGACGGTCTTCGAGCAGGTCGGCCGGCTCTCCGGCGGCAATCAGCAGAAGGTCGTCCTCAGCAAGTGGATCTTCGCGGGTCCCGACGTACTGATCCTCGACGAGCCCACCCGCGGCATCGACGTGGGCGCCAAGTTCGAGATCTACACCGTGATCGACCGGCTCGCGGCCGAGGGCAAGGCCGTCGTCCTCATCTCCTCCGAACTCCCCGAACTGCTCGGCATGTGCGACCGCATCTACACGATGTCCGGCGGCCGTCTCACGGGCGAGGTGCCGCGCGGCGAGGCGACCCAGGAAGCCCTCATGCGCCACATGACCGACACCAGCGACAAGAGGTAA
- a CDS encoding SMP-30/gluconolactonase/LRE family protein, whose amino-acid sequence MGLEIAVRHEAVLGEGPTWDASAARLLWVDILSARVHTYDPATGRRTVMATEQHVGAAKPRAGGGVVVNLRDGVGLYDAGGAFRWLHRDAADGRRGNDAAVAPDGSLWAGTMRYDEAAGGGTLTRIAPDGAAAPLLTDVAVSNGTGWSPDGSRMYYIDSPTRRIDVFDVRPGEPLPVNRRPLAVVEPGAGFPDGLTVDADGCVWVALWDGGAVRRYTPQGVLDRVVALPVRRPTACAFGGEALADLYITTARKGLAAPHPLSGSVLVLPDAGKGLAQPAFAG is encoded by the coding sequence ATGGGGCTCGAGATCGCGGTGCGGCACGAGGCCGTACTGGGCGAGGGGCCCACCTGGGACGCGTCGGCCGCACGCCTGCTGTGGGTCGACATCCTCTCCGCGCGCGTGCACACCTACGACCCGGCCACCGGCCGGCGTACCGTCATGGCCACCGAGCAGCACGTCGGAGCGGCCAAGCCCCGCGCCGGCGGGGGAGTGGTCGTCAACCTCCGCGACGGCGTGGGGCTCTACGACGCCGGGGGCGCGTTCCGCTGGCTGCACCGGGATGCGGCCGACGGGCGGCGCGGCAACGACGCCGCGGTGGCGCCGGACGGCTCGCTGTGGGCCGGGACCATGCGCTACGACGAGGCAGCCGGAGGCGGGACGCTGACCCGGATCGCGCCGGACGGCGCGGCGGCCCCGCTGCTGACCGATGTGGCCGTCAGCAACGGCACGGGCTGGAGCCCGGACGGCAGCCGGATGTACTACATCGACTCGCCGACCCGCCGCATCGACGTGTTCGACGTGCGCCCCGGTGAACCGCTGCCGGTGAACCGCCGTCCGCTGGCCGTCGTCGAGCCGGGCGCGGGGTTCCCCGACGGGCTGACCGTGGACGCGGACGGCTGTGTCTGGGTCGCCCTGTGGGACGGCGGCGCAGTGCGGCGCTACACGCCGCAGGGCGTGCTGGACCGCGTGGTCGCGCTTCCGGTGCGCCGGCCCACCGCGTGTGCGTTCGGCGGCGAGGCCCTCGCGGACCTCTACATCACCACCGCCCGTAAGGGACTCGCGGCGCCGCACCCGCTGTCGGGCTCGGTGCTGGTGCTGCCCGATGCCGGAAAGGGGCTGGCGCAGCCGGCGTTCGCGGGCTGA
- a CDS encoding IclR family transcriptional regulator produces MGRHVPAVTRALDILELFLDGDGTLSAPDIVRKLQLPRTTVHELITTLTARSYLVPVEGQSGRYRLGVRTYQLGSRYAEQLDLAREGQEVARSVAQTCGETVHVAILDGSQVLYVAKVDSTHAVRMVSAAGRSLPAHCTAVGKMLLASLPEDQLDARLAPGTELVAMTPNSITDPAVLRSELANIRSAGIALEQRESNADVSCVAAPVRDRSGRVVAALSISVPMIRWSEERLAELRPLAAKGAADLSERLGHRAL; encoded by the coding sequence ATGGGACGCCACGTGCCCGCTGTCACCCGGGCTCTCGACATTCTGGAGCTCTTCCTCGACGGGGACGGGACGCTGTCGGCACCCGACATCGTCCGCAAACTCCAGCTGCCGCGCACCACTGTGCACGAACTCATCACCACGCTCACGGCCCGGTCCTACCTCGTCCCGGTCGAGGGCCAGTCCGGCCGCTACCGGCTCGGCGTCCGCACCTACCAGCTGGGCAGCCGCTACGCCGAGCAGCTCGACCTCGCCCGCGAGGGCCAGGAGGTCGCCCGCTCCGTCGCGCAGACCTGCGGCGAGACCGTCCATGTCGCGATCCTGGACGGCTCCCAGGTCCTCTACGTCGCGAAGGTCGACTCCACCCACGCCGTCCGTATGGTCTCCGCCGCGGGCCGGAGCCTGCCGGCCCACTGCACCGCCGTGGGCAAGATGCTGCTCGCCTCCCTCCCCGAGGACCAGCTCGACGCCCGGCTCGCACCGGGCACCGAACTGGTGGCCATGACGCCGAACAGCATCACCGACCCGGCCGTCCTGCGCTCCGAACTCGCGAACATCCGGTCCGCCGGCATCGCCCTGGAGCAGCGCGAGTCGAACGCGGACGTGAGCTGTGTCGCCGCGCCGGTGCGCGACCGCTCCGGCCGGGTCGTCGCCGCGCTGTCCATCTCCGTGCCGATGATCCGCTGGAGCGAGGAACGCCTCGCCGAGCTGCGGCCGCTGGCCGCCAAGGGCGCCGCGGACCTGTCCGAGCGGCTCGGGCACCGGGCGCTGTGA
- a CDS encoding alpha-N-arabinofuranosidase: MPDSNARFTLDPAFTVGEVNPRLFGSFVEHLGRCVYTGIFEPGHPAADEAGLRTDVLELVRELGVTVIRYPGGNFVSGYRWEDSVGPAEERPRRLDLAWRSTETNRFGLSEFMAFLKKAGPEAEPMMAVNLGTRGVAEALQLQEYANHPAGTELSDRRIAHGDKDPFGIRLWCLGNEMDGPWQTGHKTAEEYGRLAAETARAMRQIDPGVELVACGSSSQAMPTFAAWEATVLKETYDLVDHISLHAYYEELDGDRDSFLASAVDMESFIENVVATCDHVGARLKSKKKIQLSFDEWNVWYQKRFQAETEANPLDWREAPRLLEDNYSVTDAVVFGSLLIALLRHADRVTVAALAQLVNVIAPIMTEPGGPAWRQTTFFPFAQASRYGRGEVLDVRAESPTYETAAYGEVPLLHATAVRDPESGAVTVFAVNRSQSRPLPLQVALSGLDVSRVVEHSVLSDADPDARNTLTDPERVVPHAGQGARVGGGGLEVTLEPLSWNVIRLATDA; this comes from the coding sequence ATGCCCGACAGCAACGCCCGCTTCACTCTCGACCCGGCCTTCACCGTGGGAGAGGTGAATCCACGTCTCTTCGGCTCCTTCGTCGAGCACTTGGGCCGCTGTGTCTACACCGGCATCTTCGAGCCCGGCCACCCGGCCGCCGACGAAGCCGGGCTGCGGACCGACGTCCTGGAACTGGTCCGCGAACTCGGCGTCACCGTGATCCGCTACCCCGGCGGCAACTTCGTCTCCGGCTACCGGTGGGAGGACTCCGTCGGTCCGGCCGAGGAGCGGCCGCGCCGTCTCGACCTCGCCTGGCGGTCAACCGAGACCAACCGGTTCGGGCTGAGCGAGTTCATGGCCTTCCTGAAGAAGGCGGGCCCCGAGGCCGAGCCGATGATGGCCGTGAACCTCGGCACGCGAGGCGTGGCCGAGGCGCTCCAGCTCCAGGAGTACGCCAACCACCCGGCCGGCACCGAACTGTCCGACCGGCGCATCGCGCACGGCGACAAGGACCCGTTCGGCATCCGTCTGTGGTGTCTCGGCAACGAGATGGACGGGCCCTGGCAGACCGGCCACAAGACGGCGGAGGAGTACGGCCGGCTGGCGGCGGAGACGGCCCGGGCGATGCGCCAGATCGACCCCGGGGTGGAGCTCGTGGCCTGCGGCAGTTCCAGCCAGGCCATGCCCACCTTCGCCGCGTGGGAGGCGACGGTCCTGAAGGAGACGTACGACCTGGTCGACCACATCTCGCTGCACGCCTACTACGAGGAACTCGACGGGGACCGCGACTCGTTCCTCGCCTCCGCCGTCGACATGGAGTCCTTCATCGAGAACGTCGTCGCCACCTGCGACCACGTGGGTGCCCGGCTCAAGTCGAAGAAGAAGATCCAGCTCTCCTTCGACGAGTGGAACGTCTGGTACCAGAAGCGCTTCCAGGCAGAGACCGAGGCGAACCCGCTGGACTGGCGGGAGGCACCGCGGCTGCTGGAGGACAACTACAGCGTCACCGACGCCGTCGTCTTCGGCTCGCTGCTGATCGCACTGCTGCGCCACGCCGACCGGGTCACCGTCGCCGCTCTCGCCCAGCTCGTCAATGTGATCGCCCCGATCATGACCGAACCGGGCGGCCCCGCCTGGCGGCAGACGACGTTCTTCCCCTTCGCCCAGGCGTCCCGGTACGGGCGCGGCGAGGTCCTCGACGTACGGGCCGAGTCGCCCACGTACGAGACGGCCGCCTACGGCGAGGTGCCGCTGCTGCACGCCACCGCCGTACGCGACCCGGAGAGCGGCGCCGTCACCGTCTTCGCCGTGAACCGCAGCCAGAGCCGGCCGCTGCCGCTCCAGGTGGCCCTGTCGGGGCTGGACGTGAGCCGTGTCGTGGAGCACAGCGTGCTCAGCGACGCAGACCCGGACGCGCGCAACACCCTGACCGACCCCGAGCGCGTCGTACCGCACGCCGGTCAGGGCGCCCGGGTCGGCGGCGGGGGCCTCGAGGTCACCCTCGAGCCGCTGTCGTGGAACGTGATCCGCCTGGCCACCGACGCCTGA
- a CDS encoding extracellular solute-binding protein, whose translation MHPSLLTRRRALAGGVGALAGAAALGPLSGCAAPSATAGPGQTRLRFWHLFGGGDGVNMQGMLDDFRAEHSDVALEAVTLQWGAPYYTKLGMAGAGGRAPELAVLHLARLAGFAPGRLLDPFDLDLLADLGVREQDFPPDIWRRGKVAGKQYAVPLDTHPMVLYYQTEVCEKAGLMTGGRLRPIEGADDFADALRAAKKATGLPGLVTETLGPDCITPWRLFATFYSQTGGKVLSDDGRRMALDDAKALRVLTYMASLAEEGLMVRRADYGASVGIFNGGKTAFHLNGEWEISTFRTAGIPFSMTRVPALFGRPSAQADCHAFVLPHQAGRGGAPNEAAHTLVAWMLRHSVAWAEGGHVPAYLPVLKDAAYLELKPQSEYRGVIDDVALDEPAWFAGSASRMWIELGAVFSGVLTGSRSPRGALTEAKARLRNLLDTRNPLPGAAS comes from the coding sequence ATGCACCCTTCCCTCCTCACCCGGCGCCGAGCCCTCGCCGGTGGTGTCGGCGCCCTCGCCGGCGCCGCGGCCCTGGGGCCCCTGTCCGGCTGCGCCGCGCCGTCCGCCACCGCCGGCCCCGGACAGACCCGTCTGCGGTTCTGGCATCTGTTCGGCGGCGGCGACGGCGTCAACATGCAGGGCATGCTGGACGACTTCCGCGCCGAGCACTCCGACGTGGCGCTGGAAGCGGTGACGCTCCAGTGGGGCGCCCCCTACTACACCAAGCTGGGCATGGCGGGCGCGGGCGGACGCGCTCCCGAACTGGCCGTGCTGCACCTCGCCAGGCTCGCCGGGTTCGCCCCCGGCCGGCTCCTGGACCCGTTCGACCTGGACCTGCTCGCCGACCTGGGCGTGCGCGAGCAGGACTTCCCGCCGGACATCTGGCGACGCGGGAAGGTGGCCGGCAAGCAGTACGCCGTGCCGCTCGACACCCACCCCATGGTGCTCTACTACCAGACCGAGGTGTGCGAGAAGGCCGGGCTCATGACGGGCGGCAGGCTGAGGCCCATCGAGGGCGCCGACGATTTCGCCGACGCGCTGCGCGCGGCGAAGAAGGCGACCGGCCTGCCCGGCCTGGTGACGGAGACCCTCGGCCCCGACTGCATCACCCCCTGGCGGCTGTTCGCCACGTTCTACTCGCAGACCGGCGGCAAGGTCCTGTCCGACGACGGCAGGCGCATGGCCCTCGACGACGCGAAGGCGCTGCGCGTACTGACGTACATGGCCTCGCTCGCGGAGGAAGGACTGATGGTGCGCCGCGCCGACTACGGCGCCTCCGTCGGCATCTTCAACGGCGGGAAGACGGCCTTCCACCTCAACGGCGAATGGGAGATCAGCACCTTCCGGACAGCCGGGATCCCGTTCTCCATGACCCGCGTGCCCGCGCTCTTCGGCCGTCCCAGCGCCCAGGCCGACTGCCACGCCTTCGTCCTGCCGCACCAGGCCGGCCGCGGCGGCGCGCCGAACGAGGCCGCCCACACCCTCGTCGCCTGGATGCTGCGCCACTCCGTCGCCTGGGCGGAGGGCGGCCATGTGCCGGCGTACCTCCCGGTGCTGAAGGACGCCGCGTATCTCGAGCTGAAGCCGCAGTCCGAGTACCGCGGTGTCATCGACGACGTGGCCCTCGACGAGCCCGCGTGGTTCGCCGGCTCTGCCTCCCGCATGTGGATCGAGCTCGGCGCCGTCTTCTCCGGTGTCCTCACCGGATCCCGCAGCCCGCGCGGTGCCCTGACCGAGGCCAAGGCCCGCCTCAGGAACCTCCTCGACACCCGCAACCCCCTTCCCGGAGCAGCGTCATGA
- the chvE gene encoding multiple monosaccharide ABC transporter substrate-binding protein yields MRNRRTMVTASVSAALALSLAACGQNSTGGSKEEQKGGKGATIGIAMPTKSSERWIADGDNMAAQFQKLGYKTDLQYGDDDVDRQVSQIENMITKGADVLVVAAIDGRALSDVLRQAGERGIEVISYDRLILGSDNVDYYASFDNEKVGELQAGYIVEKLGLKDGSAEGPFNIELFAGSPDDNNTRFFFEGAWKVLKPYIDKKQLVVRSGQTRLEQITTLRWDGGTAQKRMDDLLTGSYSSDTVDAVLSPYDGISIGILSALKSDGYGTKAKPYPVVTGQDAEVASVKSIIAGQQTQTVYKDTRALAKQAVQMADAVLNDKKPEVNDTTTYNNERKVVPSFLLDPVSVDKSNYKKILVDSGYIKASDL; encoded by the coding sequence ATGCGTAACCGCCGAACCATGGTCACCGCCTCCGTCTCCGCCGCGCTGGCGCTGTCCCTCGCCGCCTGCGGCCAGAACAGCACCGGCGGCAGCAAGGAGGAGCAGAAGGGCGGCAAGGGCGCCACCATCGGCATCGCCATGCCGACGAAGTCGTCCGAGCGGTGGATCGCCGACGGCGACAACATGGCGGCCCAGTTCCAGAAGCTGGGCTACAAGACGGATCTGCAGTACGGCGACGACGACGTCGACCGGCAGGTCTCCCAGATCGAGAACATGATCACCAAGGGCGCGGACGTCCTCGTCGTCGCCGCCATCGACGGCCGTGCACTCAGCGACGTACTGCGCCAGGCCGGCGAGCGGGGCATCGAGGTGATCTCCTACGACCGGCTCATCCTCGGCAGTGACAACGTCGACTACTACGCGTCCTTCGACAACGAGAAGGTCGGTGAACTCCAGGCCGGCTACATCGTGGAGAAGCTGGGTCTGAAGGACGGCAGCGCCGAAGGCCCGTTCAACATCGAGCTGTTCGCCGGCTCCCCCGACGACAACAACACCCGCTTCTTCTTCGAGGGCGCGTGGAAGGTCCTCAAGCCCTACATCGACAAGAAGCAGCTGGTGGTCCGCAGCGGGCAGACCCGGCTGGAGCAGATCACCACCCTGCGCTGGGACGGCGGCACCGCGCAGAAGCGCATGGACGACCTGCTGACCGGCTCGTACTCGTCGGACACCGTGGACGCCGTGCTCTCGCCGTACGACGGGATCTCGATCGGCATCCTGTCCGCCCTCAAGTCGGACGGCTACGGCACCAAGGCCAAGCCGTACCCGGTGGTCACCGGGCAGGACGCGGAGGTCGCCTCCGTCAAGTCCATCATCGCCGGGCAGCAGACGCAGACCGTGTACAAGGACACCCGCGCGCTCGCCAAGCAGGCGGTGCAGATGGCCGACGCCGTGCTGAACGACAAGAAGCCCGAGGTCAACGACACCACGACCTACAACAACGAGAGGAAGGTCGTGCCCTCCTTCCTGCTCGACCCGGTCAGCGTCGACAAGTCCAACTACAAGAAGATCCTCGTCGACTCCGGCTACATCAAGGCGAGCGACCTGTGA
- a CDS encoding carbohydrate ABC transporter permease has product MTTTTAAPPPPVAKHHAAADRAPVRSVHRRWTEHGLVFVAPFLLVYAMFLVWPLMSGVGMSLTSENITGTGGEFVGFANYAEALGDPDVWSSLWNTVWFTVLSTVPLVLVGLGLALLAHQLRVVQWLWRLSWFAPFLLPSGVVCLLFAQMIFPSGFGLADQMLASAGREPGIGWLSEERYAMLSVVATTVWWTVGFNFLLYLAALQAVPAHLYEAAELDGAGAWHRLWHITLPMLRRTTGLVVVLQVLASLKIFDQVYIMTGGGPDESTRPILQYVYQQGFTGYRIGYASAVSYIFFALILIVSLVQPMLSRRRAEEAAK; this is encoded by the coding sequence ATGACCACCACCACCGCGGCACCGCCGCCACCGGTGGCGAAGCACCACGCCGCCGCGGACCGGGCGCCGGTCCGCTCGGTCCACCGCAGGTGGACCGAGCACGGCCTGGTGTTCGTCGCCCCGTTCCTGCTCGTGTACGCGATGTTCCTGGTGTGGCCGCTGATGTCCGGCGTCGGCATGAGCCTGACGAGCGAGAACATCACCGGCACCGGGGGCGAGTTCGTCGGCTTCGCCAACTACGCCGAGGCCCTCGGCGACCCCGACGTCTGGTCATCGCTGTGGAACACGGTCTGGTTCACCGTGCTGTCCACCGTCCCGCTCGTCCTCGTGGGCCTGGGACTGGCGCTGCTCGCGCACCAGCTACGGGTGGTGCAGTGGCTGTGGCGGCTCAGCTGGTTCGCCCCGTTCCTGCTGCCGTCCGGAGTCGTCTGTCTGCTCTTCGCGCAGATGATCTTCCCGTCCGGCTTCGGCCTCGCCGACCAGATGCTCGCCTCCGCCGGGCGGGAGCCGGGCATCGGCTGGCTCAGCGAGGAGCGCTACGCGATGCTCTCCGTCGTCGCGACCACCGTCTGGTGGACCGTCGGCTTCAACTTCCTGCTCTACCTCGCCGCCCTGCAGGCCGTCCCGGCCCACCTCTACGAGGCCGCCGAGCTGGACGGCGCCGGCGCCTGGCACCGGCTGTGGCACATCACGCTGCCGATGCTGCGCCGCACCACCGGGCTCGTGGTGGTCCTCCAGGTCCTCGCCTCGCTGAAGATCTTCGACCAGGTCTACATCATGACCGGCGGCGGCCCCGACGAGTCCACCCGGCCGATCCTCCAGTACGTCTACCAGCAGGGATTCACGGGATACCGCATCGGCTACGCCTCGGCCGTCTCCTACATCTTCTTCGCCCTGATCCTGATCGTCTCCCTGGTGCAGCCGATGCTGTCCCGGCGCCGAGCTGAGGAGGCCGCAAAGTGA
- a CDS encoding arabinan endo-1,5-alpha-L-arabinosidase, translating to MNAARPKHRKHLRTALTAAALAAALCGAGTLPGHAADRAARAPASAAAYPDPRPVTGDTEVHDPSAIRLADGSYVLYSTHNRIEARVSQDGRTWRRAGSAFTEIPDWWRAYSPEGDPWAPEVTYRDGVHWLYYAVSSFGSNHSAIGLATSPSGRPGTWQDRGVVFATTTSDHYNAIDPAVIQADGRVWMSFGSYWTGIRMIELDRRTGKPATADPEVLHLATRPDAPYAVEAPYIVRHGRHYYLFVSYDRCCAGTESTYNIRVGRSTSPTGPYYDRDGTAMTDGGGELLLAGHGRHIGTGGQSVLRDRGRDVLVYHYYDGQDGGRPKLGLNALTWGADGWPVVGP from the coding sequence ATGAACGCCGCGCGACCCAAACACCGCAAGCACCTCAGGACCGCCCTGACCGCCGCCGCCCTCGCCGCGGCCCTCTGCGGCGCCGGCACGCTGCCCGGCCACGCCGCGGACCGCGCCGCCCGCGCCCCGGCGTCCGCCGCCGCGTATCCGGACCCGCGCCCCGTCACCGGGGACACCGAGGTCCACGACCCGTCCGCCATTCGTCTGGCGGACGGCAGCTACGTCCTCTACTCCACCCACAACAGGATCGAGGCCCGCGTCTCGCAGGACGGCAGGACATGGCGGCGCGCCGGGTCCGCCTTCACCGAGATCCCCGACTGGTGGCGCGCCTACTCGCCCGAAGGCGACCCCTGGGCACCGGAGGTCACCTACCGCGACGGCGTCCACTGGCTCTACTACGCCGTCTCGTCCTTCGGCTCCAACCACTCCGCCATCGGCCTGGCCACCTCGCCCTCCGGCAGGCCCGGCACGTGGCAGGACCGTGGCGTCGTCTTCGCCACCACGACCTCCGACCACTACAACGCGATCGATCCAGCCGTCATCCAGGCCGACGGCCGGGTCTGGATGAGCTTCGGCTCGTACTGGACCGGCATCCGGATGATCGAACTCGACCGCCGTACCGGCAAGCCGGCCACCGCCGACCCCGAGGTGCTGCACCTCGCCACCCGCCCGGACGCGCCGTACGCCGTCGAGGCGCCGTACATCGTCCGGCACGGCCGCCACTACTACCTCTTCGTCTCCTACGACCGGTGCTGCGCCGGCACCGAGTCGACGTACAACATCCGCGTCGGCCGGTCCACCAGCCCCACCGGCCCCTACTACGACCGCGACGGCACCGCCATGACCGACGGCGGCGGCGAATTGCTGCTCGCCGGACACGGCCGCCACATCGGCACCGGCGGCCAGTCCGTGCTCCGCGACCGCGGCCGGGACGTCCTCGTCTACCACTACTACGACGGCCAGGACGGCGGCAGGCCCAAGCTCGGCCTCAACGCCCTGACCTGGGGCGCGGACGGCTGGCCCGTCGTCGGCCCCTGA
- a CDS encoding carbohydrate ABC transporter permease: protein MASARRTAAAETGGRRVRWTGGRIALLVVALVLAAAWLVPLAWAVATSLKPEAETTSTPLQWIGSRITLDAYTKVWESGDLTRWMMNSAFISLMTTALTVLTCAMAAYGFTRTDFRGRKVLYGLVLAGIMVPPQVLIAPLFTEMVQLGLVDTYWGVILPQVAVPAMVFILVKFFEGVPRELEEAAFVDGAGRWRVFWTIVMPLSRPVLAAVAIFTFISTWNNFLWPFLVTTDPAGMTLPVGLVNVQSSFGVRYAQIMASLVIAGLPLLIVFMLFQRQIVRGIAHTGLAGQ, encoded by the coding sequence ATCGCCTCCGCGCGCCGGACCGCCGCCGCCGAGACCGGCGGCCGCAGAGTGCGCTGGACCGGGGGCCGGATCGCCCTGCTGGTGGTCGCCCTGGTCCTCGCCGCCGCCTGGCTCGTCCCGCTCGCGTGGGCCGTCGCGACCTCGCTGAAGCCCGAGGCCGAGACGACGAGCACCCCGCTCCAGTGGATCGGCTCCCGCATCACGCTCGACGCGTACACCAAGGTGTGGGAGTCCGGCGATCTGACGCGCTGGATGATGAACTCCGCGTTCATCTCCCTCATGACGACCGCGCTGACCGTGCTGACGTGCGCGATGGCCGCCTACGGCTTCACCCGCACCGACTTCCGCGGCCGCAAGGTGCTCTACGGGCTGGTCCTCGCGGGCATCATGGTTCCGCCGCAGGTGCTGATCGCGCCGCTGTTCACCGAGATGGTGCAGCTCGGTCTGGTCGACACCTACTGGGGCGTGATCCTGCCTCAGGTCGCCGTCCCGGCCATGGTCTTCATCCTGGTGAAGTTCTTCGAAGGGGTGCCGCGCGAGCTGGAGGAAGCGGCCTTCGTCGACGGCGCCGGGCGCTGGCGGGTCTTCTGGACGATCGTGATGCCGCTGTCCCGGCCGGTACTCGCCGCCGTCGCGATCTTCACCTTCATCTCCACCTGGAACAACTTCCTGTGGCCGTTCCTGGTGACCACGGACCCCGCCGGTATGACGCTGCCCGTCGGTCTGGTCAACGTCCAGTCGTCGTTCGGTGTCCGGTACGCGCAGATCATGGCGTCCCTGGTGATCGCCGGACTGCCGCTGCTGATCGTGTTCATGCTCTTCCAGCGGCAGATCGTGCGCGGTATCGCGCACACGGGCCTCGCCGGCCAGTAG